A genomic window from Rhizobium sp. 007 includes:
- a CDS encoding protein adenylyltransferase SelO, giving the protein MTSVLEKAAPVCAFPFDNSYARLPQHFFARQEPSQAAEPWLIKLNEKLAAQLGLDVDLLRREGAAIFSGNLLPEGAEPLAMAYAGHQFGGFVPLLGDGRAILLGEVIDRNGKRQDIQLKGAGQTPFSRRGDGRAALGPVLREYIVSEAMYALGIPATRALAAVSTGQPVYREEVLPGAVFTRVAGSHIRVGTFQFFAARGDAEGIKALADYVIERHYPELKAAENPYLALYQAVCERQAALIARWLHVGFIHGVMNTDNMSVSGETIDFGPCAFMDAYDPATVFSSIDHHGRYAYANQPGIGQWNLARLGETLLPLIDSDQDKAVERANDVITDYGKRFQAHWLSGMRRKIGLVSEEDGDLDLIQSLLALMQDGKADFTLAFRRLCAPAGDDAAVTAFTASFREPEACGEWLARWRERLSRDLQSPAERAEAMRKVNPAFIPRNHRIEQAIVAATEDGDFSLFEALLTVLSKPYDDQPMFAAYMEPPKPEERVLKTFCGT; this is encoded by the coding sequence ATGACCTCTGTTCTTGAAAAAGCTGCGCCTGTGTGCGCCTTTCCGTTCGACAACAGCTATGCCCGGTTGCCGCAGCACTTCTTTGCGCGGCAGGAGCCGTCGCAGGCGGCGGAGCCCTGGCTGATCAAGCTGAACGAGAAACTCGCCGCCCAACTGGGCCTCGATGTGGATTTGCTGAGGCGCGAGGGTGCCGCGATCTTTTCCGGCAATCTCCTGCCGGAAGGCGCCGAACCGCTGGCCATGGCCTATGCCGGGCACCAGTTCGGCGGCTTCGTGCCGCTGCTCGGCGACGGCCGCGCGATCCTGCTCGGCGAGGTGATCGACCGGAACGGCAAGCGGCAGGACATCCAGTTGAAGGGCGCGGGACAGACACCGTTCTCACGCCGCGGCGACGGGCGTGCAGCACTCGGGCCGGTGCTTCGCGAATATATCGTCAGCGAGGCGATGTATGCCCTCGGTATCCCGGCGACACGGGCGCTCGCCGCAGTTTCCACCGGCCAGCCCGTCTATCGCGAAGAGGTGCTGCCGGGTGCGGTCTTCACCCGCGTTGCGGGAAGCCATATCCGCGTCGGCACCTTCCAGTTCTTCGCGGCCCGCGGCGATGCCGAAGGCATCAAGGCGCTCGCCGACTATGTGATCGAACGACACTATCCAGAGCTGAAGGCCGCCGAAAACCCATATCTTGCGCTCTACCAAGCGGTCTGCGAGCGGCAGGCGGCGCTGATCGCCCGCTGGTTGCATGTCGGCTTCATCCACGGCGTGATGAATACCGACAACATGTCGGTCTCCGGCGAGACGATCGACTTCGGGCCGTGCGCCTTTATGGATGCATATGATCCGGCAACCGTCTTCTCCTCGATCGACCATCACGGTCGCTATGCCTATGCCAACCAGCCCGGCATCGGCCAGTGGAACCTTGCGCGCCTCGGCGAGACGCTGCTGCCGCTGATCGATTCGGATCAGGACAAGGCCGTCGAGCGCGCCAACGACGTCATTACGGACTATGGCAAGCGGTTCCAGGCACATTGGCTTTCCGGCATGCGCCGCAAGATTGGGCTCGTCTCGGAAGAGGACGGCGATCTGGACCTGATCCAGTCGCTGCTGGCGCTGATGCAGGACGGAAAGGCGGATTTCACGCTGGCCTTCCGGCGGCTTTGCGCGCCTGCCGGCGACGATGCGGCGGTGACAGCCTTTACCGCGAGCTTCCGCGAGCCGGAGGCCTGCGGCGAATGGCTGGCACGTTGGCGCGAGCGGCTGTCGCGCGATCTGCAATCACCGGCCGAACGCGCGGAGGCGATGCGCAAGGTCAACCCGGCCTTCATCCCGCGCAATCACCGCATCGAGCAGGCGATCGTTGCCGCGACCGAGGACGGCGACTTCTCGCTCTTCGAGGCGCTGCTGACGGTTCTTTCCAAGCCCTACGACGACCAGCCGATGTTTGCAGCCTACATGGAGCCGCCGAAGCCGGAAGAGCGGGTGCTAAAGACGTTTTGCGGGACGTGA
- a CDS encoding homocysteine S-methyltransferase family protein: MSRYRDRLPQLSGTFITDGGMETTLIFHEGMELPHFASFVLLASPEGRRKLKEYYRRYLDIARQHGTGFVLDTATWRANADWGNKLGYSPQALKAANEDAVELLAGLRGEYERPQMPIVISGAIGPRGDGYKAGAMNASEAEDYHGEQIAAFAGTEADMVTAFTLTNIDEAIGVARAAKAHGMPSAISFTVETDGRLVTGRSIQDAIETTDTATGGAPAYYMINCAHPTHFEAALDDDSGWVKRICGIRANASMMSHAELDDSETLDAGDPIDFGNRYRRLLSSMPQLRVLGGCCGTDHRHVTAICEACLPPQAVSA; the protein is encoded by the coding sequence ATGAGCAGATACAGAGACAGACTGCCGCAGTTAAGCGGCACATTCATCACCGACGGCGGCATGGAAACCACGCTGATCTTCCACGAGGGCATGGAGCTTCCGCATTTCGCTTCCTTCGTCCTTCTCGCCTCGCCGGAAGGACGGCGAAAGCTGAAGGAATACTACCGGCGCTATCTCGATATCGCGCGGCAGCACGGCACCGGCTTCGTGCTCGACACGGCGACCTGGCGCGCCAACGCCGACTGGGGCAACAAGCTTGGCTATTCGCCGCAAGCGCTGAAGGCTGCAAACGAGGATGCCGTCGAATTGCTCGCCGGGCTGAGGGGCGAATACGAGCGGCCGCAGATGCCGATCGTCATCAGCGGCGCAATCGGCCCGCGCGGCGACGGCTACAAAGCGGGCGCGATGAACGCTTCGGAAGCCGAGGACTACCACGGCGAGCAGATCGCAGCTTTCGCCGGGACGGAGGCGGACATGGTGACGGCCTTCACGCTCACCAATATCGACGAGGCGATCGGGGTTGCCCGCGCCGCCAAGGCCCATGGCATGCCGTCGGCGATCTCCTTTACCGTGGAAACGGACGGCAGGCTCGTGACCGGGCGCAGCATCCAGGATGCGATCGAAACGACGGATACGGCGACCGGCGGCGCGCCAGCCTATTACATGATCAACTGCGCGCACCCGACGCATTTCGAGGCCGCACTCGATGATGATAGCGGCTGGGTGAAGCGTATTTGCGGCATCCGCGCCAATGCCTCGATGATGAGCCATGCCGAGCTCGACGATAGCGAGACGCTGGACGCCGGCGATCCGATCGATTTCGGCAACCGCTACCGGAGGCTATTGTCCAGCATGCCGCAGCTGCGCGTGCTGGGCGGCTGCTGCGGCACCGATCACCGGCATGTCACGGCAATCTGCGAAGCCTGCCTACCGCCGCAGGCAGTGAGTGCATGA
- a CDS encoding TetR/AcrR family transcriptional regulator: MRKGEETRTRILDVAEAAVLQKGFGGTSIEELIAETGITKSGFFYHFKDKNELAKALLNRYIENDERIYDEIFSRARDLVDDPLQSFLLGLKLLSELLSDLPNGHPGCLVATVCYYERLFDREIREMNRNAVLAWRHRFRGMFEEIMAVYTPREPVHIDHLADMVSSVLEGGIVLSRALKEPNMLAEQILMLRTFVKLLFQPSVEVSRA, encoded by the coding sequence ATGCGCAAGGGCGAGGAAACGAGAACCCGCATTCTCGATGTGGCGGAGGCGGCCGTACTCCAGAAGGGTTTCGGCGGCACCTCCATCGAGGAGCTGATTGCCGAGACCGGCATCACCAAGAGCGGATTTTTCTATCATTTCAAGGATAAGAACGAACTCGCGAAAGCACTGCTCAACCGCTACATCGAAAACGACGAGCGGATCTACGACGAGATCTTCAGCCGCGCCCGCGACCTAGTGGACGATCCGCTGCAATCCTTCCTGCTCGGCCTCAAGCTTCTGTCCGAACTGCTCTCCGATCTGCCGAACGGCCATCCCGGCTGCCTCGTCGCCACCGTCTGCTACTACGAACGGCTCTTCGACCGCGAGATACGGGAGATGAACAGGAACGCGGTACTCGCCTGGCGCCACCGCTTCCGCGGCATGTTCGAAGAGATCATGGCCGTCTACACGCCGCGCGAGCCGGTGCATATCGACCACCTCGCCGACATGGTCTCCTCCGTCCTGGAAGGCGGCATCGTGCTGTCGAGGGCCCTCAAGGAACCGAACATGCTTGCCGAGCAGATCCTGATGCTCAGGACCTTCGTCAAGCTGCTGTTCCAGCCTTCCGTGGAGGTCTCGAGGGCGTAG
- a CDS encoding DUF1697 domain-containing protein translates to MPVYVALLRAVNVGGTGALPMAELKAICERLSFTNVETYIQSGNVLFRSDETEATVERRLDEALAQKFGKKPGVMIRSRKELQKIVDEAPFPDAKPNFLLVTFLPEAAPKGALDNMVAPDGEEAKVAGREIYVHYPIGSGKSKLKLPALKAGTSRNLNTVRKLAEMAAAMEESG, encoded by the coding sequence ATACCGGTCTATGTCGCGCTGCTTCGAGCCGTGAATGTCGGCGGAACGGGCGCTCTGCCGATGGCGGAGCTCAAGGCGATCTGCGAGCGGCTGAGCTTTACGAACGTCGAGACCTACATTCAGAGCGGCAATGTGCTTTTCCGCTCGGACGAGACCGAGGCGACGGTCGAGAGGCGGCTGGACGAGGCGCTGGCCCAGAAATTCGGCAAGAAGCCGGGCGTGATGATCCGCAGCCGCAAGGAACTGCAGAAGATCGTCGACGAGGCGCCCTTTCCCGATGCCAAGCCGAATTTCCTGCTGGTGACCTTCCTGCCCGAGGCTGCCCCCAAGGGTGCCCTTGACAATATGGTGGCGCCGGACGGCGAGGAGGCGAAGGTCGCCGGGCGCGAGATCTACGTGCATTATCCGATCGGCTCCGGAAAATCGAAGCTCAAGCTTCCGGCGCTGAAGGCAGGAACGTCGCGCAACCTCAACACCGTGCGCAAGCTCGCCGAGATGGCGGCGGCGATGGAGGAGAGCGGGTAA